In Eriocheir sinensis breed Jianghai 21 chromosome 3, ASM2467909v1, whole genome shotgun sequence, a genomic segment contains:
- the LOC127007358 gene encoding golgin subfamily B member 1-like, translating into MWWGGSEGEQVGDPLPPDTPPQAASATMEDPHVIKQELGDLKEQFDQQQALIGQLKDMLKDKDSSLTSREKEVEDLAVRLAKMKPRLERPEAKKKMSQHLERVGQQGPAVESLSSPGPSVEPRSRGGGTEDRSVEEKRLPSSESSSRAKILLLRKQLEENRSKFERQQKENAEKRATMDEMKQRIDKLRYEVEHRDSLIQSLQDGSSSMSDESMTQKLLQQILHKDNTLLELSQKVERLEEIIQEKQETLSEKDRLIESRTEAVTLVAKAENEKNLKTLHELEEVRYQMKKMQEEFIKKEEEYMNDKESLTRDIKERSKKVKQLEDNGRRLENLRFELSTRNAELQEKIVTLQADIKSLKSQAESDRNSSEGKDNILQDLKQKLVKAEAHGQKKLRALEKQLKNIKQDGNFGEQILLLQNSIAELEEEKGNLQLKLVDFDDLKAANEKLVHQRNKLEEQVKQQNNDLDSQLSAITLLETEKIKLVEGINERENHIYDLESELSATKLSLTESNQAKVTLELKLCEIEEQRDMAEKAKAELEGQMSESNIVSVDQLKIEKASLEETLQIVTKERDEWKDKFSGQISTVDECEGKTKRAVQEMEEKTKECKRLMNILTDKENTITTMSIKIDKHDLVIAGIEEKLTATIKEADEKKMELEEMRRKFQEEMEMVTHLNSQLEGKSAELHAKENELITLNQTVETLNRTVNERNISIQNLVGEVSSLQDEIKVKDKSIDGHIKRLEKLEAQLHHQDTRIEELHTLCMQKEQLLSEESKEVKMLRNELTSLSQKYETTKSSLETELNIVVTMMNDLKNKLEAADLEVKVKEKEIQNNQIVIFKYEEEVCSKNVLIDEVETNKRSLQEKVNELSLALTEKENNVLKLQTEVEEYASHIESLNEHIGTLEKRLSVLQEEKSQLSQMQVALQDEVNETKSLVHQKEESLLYLNTEIASKSHELTHEAESLRQELEEKNQHIVTLENSFRSLTSDLESKASEVEKWQTEALEKSDRLAELARALDSAHLEVQEKDATVTELYTLIAQNQEQLTVAQEEKHHAQTQLSELQETYRLKEGELLEIQNQLHGTQTSLAEIQDQLEKSQSELSSTYTKLQEALGQCQNNSSVISQLEQDLLSKSTTMKTAEDQLGDQLENTKKELEAVSAELQTQKSKVANLEKEIQESREYAENLEIGSTKVHEWATQLQSELETAKAQKTYIDNELSATKDELMSKSSQLEKLQNELEQERQSAQSLQAELSHALTLSEQNEGEVKAISLSQQQKISQLESQLLAVTQARDQLETDIQETKNLLQSQTDFSVELNANVESLQEVITKKDEEIQMLQSTLLENQKAKAEIESSLKNVMEAKANLESNIPSQSHPSFLADDQDTYVFGLKNELEAAQIHSQLLEKEHNTLHTEINSLKQQLQEARQTITQLQTSLAGSATPPQPEWDDWGEVDLGTPDSQGAVQVQADTDVINLKKALADKDELLQMIQEQLKEALQQVNTITEEKKVLEQKRRSDEVAAAQQQQQQDHLKDELNTLSEVQSAYEEVKQKVTELENELAGKQHEIEILQHTHIDPQGQQHQTVAQDQQMSVGHSPEGASDIHPSEGTSDAWPADSVEAQGEGIQPSAVLENEEAVTPRTQPAADDPFSSLNTANAESSEQDPASWFDQESIQQQPFQTTEVAFPQETSSQPLPEQTQTEISLEELQYKLSWYEENWSTWTGHYTQLQETHQEAQQQIAQLTHQLQELQVTSSQNVDTMEKSTTDDSTLLHNEISNKQQQITDLQNKLAHVEETFDQLKGENSTLKEKIEYFKALEAQSDLSSDSGLIATRLAEAEVEVDRLRGFETQVYELQSQVQALQHQCNAMQNKLAEAETERTRLHEIEVLYGELQSCIQESETKREGSKSRVQELELMVQSAESEISRLRNEIEVLNQASEAVQSDRERLETDAHGLGAEMTKLDCEVQHLQSEVKKYKKEIGRLQNDNDASKAETLTLQNEIDQCKAEILRLERENEGLQSDTAGTRSQYQRLEQESNQLRSELEVMEGEHGRLRCDYEILEGENSRVRGEYEALSQASQLTEAEKESLDSEVQRITTQNNTLTSESKHLRDEIQRLTEVSTSAETEINRLRLEIERFRSLDSQYRELEGKYSDLQSQVASFESVPSSKSIPASEPYNLLAEIDWGAEGHIEDEHLLQSSGDAKYQEEIESLKEKLIALEKEKNGIYDELQAAKMKSGKMLQKLKLTQNKNESLTKEIQKLKAKAGGFSDLDQALEEEWKAQVTRAETERDELKQKLDEAESEKEHLASQVDVLTAAQEKYLELKENQDSTLQLMRVHNKELEGQVHALEWRISELEESLEEQQKMESPSTDHPAVRDATGETKKAAQPTEELYSLSKQVSDLQQEVEVLKSENSRLQICNEEFEEKIRQLSSDNESFQSLINSLKASKAKAEMDVNNYKSSFIELDSEHNTLKKEKEKANEELRELTYTHDTLKAAYNSMFSEYNDLRDVSDSYKHDVGILKGERDRLVEEVESLKKQLGALHEEEEEEIIRALQDECFSLREQNNLLHEGNTALEVQAEDAKEKVSRINNALDQNLEVQQLLRDELTKKNEEMAFHTTTIEGQDRQIAYLNAEIAAMKAKLTQYDQAEESSEELTQKLQQQVEQLQEVNQQLQLQVKSAETSLTKLARSGQEEDSSAFTPMDSSSSELEAALASLHLRDLRCQQLSLEITKLLEERDALQLKLSASLRQTQELSRELSLSHQLPPPASPAPSLHQKLAELRELNDSLEQKALSSLQVSASGGLGQRMSVPGLPSSPMFVSHTAPATPTATRHADYTLTRETQGTSSTLFDWLMGKSTPRVMHV; encoded by the exons ATGTGGTGGGGAGGCTCAGAGGGGGAGCAGGTGGGGGACCCCCTGCCTCCAGATACCCCACCTCAAGCAGCAAGTGCAACCATGGAGGACCCTCACGTAATTAAACAGGAGCTCGGAGACCTTAAG GAGCAGTTTGACCAGCAGCAGGCCCTGATTGGCCAGCTGAAAGACATGCTGAAAGATAAGGATTCTTCGCTCACATcaagagaaaaggaagtggag GATCTTGCAGTCAGGTTGGCTAAAATGAAACCTCGACTTGAGAGACCTGAAGCTAAGAAGAAGATGAGCCAACATCTAGAGAGAGTAGGGCAACAAGGGCCAGCAGTGGAAAGCTTGTCGTCACCAGGGCCAAGTGTGGAACCAAGAAGTAGAGGCGGAGGAACTGAGGACAGGTCTGTAGAGGAAAAGAGACTGCCATCCTCTGAGAGCAGTAGTAGAGCAAAGATCTTGCTTCTCAGGAAACAACTTGAGGAAAACAGATCAAAGTTTGAGCGACAGCAGAAAGAGAATGCAGAAAAACGAGCGACCATGGATGAGATGAAACAAAGAATAGACAAGTTACGGTATGAAGTTGAACATCGAGACAGTCTTATTCAGTCCCTGCAGGATGGAAGCAGCTCTATGTCTGATGAATCTATGACACAAAAGCTTTTACAACAAATCCTACATAAAGACAATACCTTGTTAGAGCTTTCACAAAAAGTAGAACGTTTAGAAGAAATAATTCAGGAAAAACAAGAAACCTTGAGTGAAAAAGACAGATTGATTGAATCAAGAACTGAAGCAGTGACATTGGTTGCTAAggcagaaaatgagaagaatTTAAAAACATTACATGAATTGGAGGAAGTGAGatatcaaatgaaaaaaatgcaggAGGAATTtatcaagaaagaagaagaatatatgaatGATAAGGAATCATTAACAAGGGATATCAAAGAAAGATCTAAAAAAGTCAAACAACTTGAGGACAATGGTCGCAGACTTGAAAATCTTAGGTTTGAGCTCAGTACACGCAATGCTGAACTTCAAGAAAAGATCGTCACTCTCCAAGCTGACATCAAGTCACTCAAGAGTCAGGCAGAAAGTGATCGGAATTCATCTGAAGGAAAGGATAACATACTTCAGGACTTGAAGCAAAAATTGGTCAAAGCAGAAGCTCATGGTCAGAAAAAACTTAGAGCTCTGGAGAAACAGCTTAAAAACATAAAGCAAGATGGTAATTTTGGTGAGCAAATTTTATTGCTACAAAATTCTATTGCAgagttagaggaggaaaagggaaacctGCAGTTAAAGTTGGTTGACTTTGATGACTTAAAAGCTGCTAATGAGAAGTTAGTACATCAAAGGAATAAGCTTGAAGAACAAGTGAAGCAGCAGAACAATGACTTAGATTCACAACTTAGTGCTATTACATTACTTGAAACTGAGAAAATTAAATTGGTAGAAGGCATCAACGAACGGGAAAATCACATCTATGATCTTGAATCTGAACTATCAGCCACAAAGCTAAGTCTAACAGAAAGCAATCAGGCAAAAGTCACTCTAGAGCTTAAGTTATGTGAAATTGAGGAACAGAGGGACATGGCAGAGAAGGCAAAGGCAGAACTGGAAGGTCAGATGTCAGAATCCAACATAGTATCTGTAGACCAACTCAAAATTGAAAAGGCTAGCTTAGAAGAAACCCTCCAAATCGTtacaaaagagagagatgagtggaAGGATAAATTCAGTGGTCAGATTTCTACTGTTGATGAGtgtgaagggaaaacaaaaagagCTGtgcaggagatggaagaaaagactAAAGAGTGTAAACGCCTCATGAACATCCTCACAGACAAAGAGAATACCATTACTACCATGtcaataaaaatagacaaacatgaTTTAGTTATTGCTGGTATTGAAGAAAAACTAACAGCAACTATAAAGGAAGCTGATGAGAAGAAAATGGAGCttgaagaaatgaggagaaagttccaggaagaaatggaaatggtAACTCACCTGAATTCACAGCTTGAAGGAAAGTCTGCTGAACTTCACGCAAAGGAAAATGAATTGATCACATTAAACCAAACTGTGGAGACTCTGAATCGGACAGTGAATGAGAGAAACATTAGTATTCAAAACCTTGTAGGAGAAGTGTCATCATTACAAGATGAAATAAAGGTTAAAGATAAGTCCATCGATGGTCATATtaaaagactggagaaattggaaGCCCAGCTGCATCATCAGGATACCAGGATAGAAGAGCTTCACACCTTGTGCATGCAAAAGGAGCAGCTGCTGAGTGAGGAGAGTAAAGAAGTTAAAATGCTAAGAAATGAACTCACCAGTTTGTCTCAGAAGTATGAAACAACAAAATCTTCCCTTGAAACTGAATTAAATATTGTGGTGACAATGATGAATGACCTGAAGAataagctggaggctgcagatctagaggtgaaagtgaaagaaaaagaaattcaaAATAATCAGATTGTAATTTTTAAATATGAGGAAGAAGTTTGTTCCAAAAATGTATTAATAGACGAGGTTGAAACCAATAAAAGATCTTTGCAAGAAAAAGTTAATGAGTTAAGCCTAGCTCttactgaaaaagaaaataatgttctAAAACTTCAGACAGAAGTAGAAGAATATGCATCTCATATTGAAAGCTTAAATGAACATATCGGAACATTAGAAAAACGACTATCAGTGCTGCAAGAAGAAAAGTCACAGCTATCACAAATGCAAGTTGCTTTACAAGATGAAGTTAATGAAACCAAATCTCTTGTGCATCAGAAAGAAGAGAGTTTACTTTACCTTAACACAGAAATAGCAAGTAAATCTCATGAACTAACTCATGAAGCAGAATCACTGAGACAAGAATTAGAGGAGAAAAATCAGCATATTGTCACACTTGAAAACTCTTTTAGAAGCCTCACAAGTGACTTGGAAAGCAAAGCATCTGAGGTAGAAAAATGGCAGACAGAAGCCTTAGAAAAGAGTGACCGTCTGGCTGAGCTGGCACGTGCATTGGACTCTGCTCATCTTGAAGTGCAAGAGAAAGATGCCACAGTAACAGAACTCTACACTCTCATAGCACAGAACCAGGAGCAGCTTACTGTTGCTCAGGAAGAAAAGCATCATGCACAAACACAGCTAAGTGAACTCCAGGAAACCTATAGACTGAAGGAAGGTGAGCTCTTAGAAATTCAGAATCAGTTGCATGGGACTCAGACATCACTAGCAGAAATACAAGACCAGTTGGAAAAGTCCCAAAGTGAATTGAGTTCTACATATACTAAACTACAGGAAGCACTGGGTCAGTGTCAAAATAATTCCTCTGTTATATCTCAGTTGGAGCAAGACCTCCTGTCAAAGTCAACCACTATGAAAACGGCTGAGGATCAGTTGGGTGACCAGTTAGAAAACACCAAAAAGGAATTAGAGGCTGTGAGTGCTGAACTACAGACACAGAAATCAAAGGTAGCCAATTTGGAAAAAGAGATTCAAGAAAGCAGAGAGTATGCTGAAAACCTGGAAATTGGCTCCACAAAGGTTCATGAATGGGCCACACAGTTACAGAGTGAGTTGGAAACAgccaaggcacaaaagacctacATCGATAATGAGCTTTCAGCTACTAAAGATGAACTGATGTCTAAAAGCAGCCAACTAGAGAAGCTTCAAAATGAACTTGAACAAGAGAGACAGAGTGCACAATCCCTACAGGCTGAGCTCTCTCATGCCCTTACCCTCAGTGAACAAAATGAGGGTGAAGTGAAAGCAATCTCACTTTCCCAGCAACAAAAAATAAGTCAGCTAGAAAGTCAGTTGCTAGCAGTTACCCAAGCCCGAGACCAGCTAGAAACAGATATTCAGGAGACAAAGAATCTCTTGCAGAGTCAGACTGATTTTAGTGTTGAATTGAATGCTAATGTAGAGAGTCTTCAAGAAGTAATCaccaaaaaagatgaagaaatacaaATGCTTCAAAGTACTTTACTTGAAAATCAAAAGGCAAAAGCTGAAATTGAAAGCTCTTTAAAAAATGTAATGGAAGCCAAAGCAAATTTAGAGAGTAACATTCCATCCCAGTCTCATCCCTCTTTCCTTGCTGATGACCAGGACACTTACGTGTTTGGCTTGAAGAATGAACTTGAAGCAGCACAAATTCACTCCCAACTCCTGGAGAAGGAGCATAATACCCTTCATACTGAAATAAACAGTTTGAAACAGCAGTTGCAAGAGGCACGGCAGACAATCACACAACTCCAAACCTCCCTGGCTGGGTCAGCAACACCCCCACAACCTGAGTGGGATGACTGGGGAGAAGTGGATCTGGGCACACCAGATTCACAGGGGGCCGTTCAAGTTCAGGCAGACACTGATGTCATAAACCTTAAGAAAGCTTTAGCTGATAAAGATGAGTTGTTACAAATGATACAGGAGCAACTAAAAGAAGCACTGCAGCAAGTAAATACCatcacagaagaaaagaaagttttggaacagaaaaggaggagtgaTGAAGTTGCTGCagcccaacaacaacagcaacaagatcACTTGAAAGATGAACTTAATACTTTGAGTGAAGTACAAAGTGCTTATGAGGAGGTAAAACAAAAAGTCACTGAACTTGAAAATGAACTTGCTGGAAAACAGCATGAAATTGAGATTCTTCAGCACACACACATTGATCCACAAGGACAGCAACATCAAACTGTTGCACAGGACCAACAGATGTCTGTTGGTCATTCCCCTGAGGGAGCAAGTGATATTCATCCCTCTGAAGGAACAAGTGATGCTTGGCCAGCAGATTCAGTAGAAGCACAAGGTGAGGGAATTCAGCCTTCTGCAGTTTTGGAGAATGAGGAAGCTGTTACTCCACGGACACAACCTGCTGCGGAtgatcccttctcttccttgaatACTGCAAACGCAGAAAGCAGTGAGCAAGATCCAGCTAGTTGGTTTGATCAAGAGAGTATACAACAACAACCATTCCAAACAACAGAAGTTGCATTTCCACAAGAGACTTCATCCCAACCTCTGCCAGAGCAGACCCAGACAGAAATCAGTCTTGAGGAGTTGCAGTATAAGCTTTCCTGGTATGAAGAAAATTGGTCCACCTGGACTGGGCACTACACTCAGCTGCAGGAAACCCACCAAGAGGCTCAGCAACAGATAGCACAATTAACACATCAGTTACAAGAGCTCCAAGTCACATCCTCACAAAATGTTGATACAATGGAAAAGTCCACTACTGATGACTCTACATTATTACATAATGAAATTTCAAACAAGCAGCAGCAGATCACTGATCTACAAAACAAGCTGGCTCATGTTGAAGAAACTTTTGATCAATTGAAAGGAGAAAATTCCACTTTAAAAGAAAAAATTGAATATTTCAAGGCTCTTGAAGCACAGTCTGATCTGTCTTCAGATTCAGGTTTGATTGCAACTCGTTTAGCTGAGGCTGAAGTGGAAGTTGACCGTTTGCGGGGCTTTGAGACTCAAGTATATGAACTACAGAGTCAGGTTCAGGCTCTCCAGCATCAG TGCAATGCCATGCAGAACAAACTGGCAGAAGCAGAAACTGAAAGAACTCGCTTGCATGAAATTGAGGTTCTTTACGGTGAACTGCAGTCATGCATTCAGGAGTCCGAAACCAAACGGGAAGGGTCCAAGTCTCGTGTGCAGGAACTGGAATTGATGGTGCAGTCAGCTGAGTCTGAAATTTCACGACTGAGAAATGAAATTGAAGTGCTTAACCAAGCTAGTGAGGCCGTGCAGAGTGACCGAGAGAGACTCGAAACAGACGCACATGGTCTTGGGGCAGAGATGACCAAACTAGACTGTGAGGTTCAGCATTTGCAGAGTGAGgtgaagaaatacaaaaaagaaataggaagactACAAAATGATAATGATGCTTCTAAAGCAGAAACTCTGACACTACAAAATGAAATTGACCAGTGTAAAGCTGAAATTCTCAggcttgaaagggaaaatgaaggtcTTCAAAGTGATACTGCAGGAACAAGAAGTCAATATCAGAGGTTAGAACAAGAAAGTAATCAGTTAAGAAGTGAACTGGAGGTCATGGAGGGAGAGCATGGAAGATTACGATGTGATTATGAAATCCTTGAGGGAGAAAACAGTAGGGTAAGAGGAGAATATGAAGCCCTCTCTCAGGCAAGCCAGTTGACTGAAGCTGAAAAAGAAAGTCTTGATAGTGAAGTACAAAGAATAACAACTCAAAACAATACACTCACATCAGAGAGTAAACACCTTCGTGATGAGATTCAAAGGTTGACGGAAGTTAGCACTTCAGCAGAAACTGAAATAAATCGCCTGAGATTGGAAATTGAAAGATTTAGATCACTTGATTCTCAGTACAGAGAATTAGAAGGAAAATATAGTGATTTGCAGAGCCAAGTTGCTTCTTTTGAAAGTGTACCAAGTAGCAAAAGCATACCTGCCTCTGAGCCTTATAATCTGTTAGCAGAAATTGATTGGGGTGCTGAGGGTCATATTGAAGATGAACACCTGTTACAGTCTTCTGGTGATGCAAAGTACCAGGAAGAGATAGAATCCCTTAAGGAGAAACTAATTGcattagaaaaggaaaagaatggtatATATGATGAGCTTCAGGCAGCAAAAATGAAAAGTGGAAAGATGTTACAAAAGCTGAAGCtcacacaaaataagaatgaatctTTAACTAAAGAAATTCAAAAGTTGAAAGCAAAGGCTGGAGGCTTCTCTGACTTAGACCAAGCactggaggaggaatggaaggctCAGGTCACAAgagcagagacagaaagagatgaaCTGAAGCAGAAACTTGATGAagctgagagtgagaaagagcaTCTGGCCAGTCAGGTAGATGTATTAACAGCAGCACAAGAGAAGTACCTGGAGCTGAAGGAGAATCAGGACAGCACACTCCAGCTCATGAGGGTCCACAACAAGGAACTTGAAGGCCAAGTACATGCCCTGGAATGGAGAATATCAGAGCTTGAAGAGAGTTTAGAGGAGCAACAGAAAATGGAATCCCCCTCCACAGATCATCCTGCTGTTCGGGATGCAACAGGAGAAACCAAGAAAGCAGCTCAACCAACAGAGGAACTTTATTCTCTTTCAAAACAAGTCTCGGACTTGCAGCAGGAAGTTGAAGTACTGAAATCAGAAAATAGTAGGTTGCAAATATGCAACGAAGAGTTTGAAGAGAAGATCAGACAGCTTAGTAGTGATAATGAATCCTTCCAGTCACTTATAAACAGTCTCAAAGCATCTAAAGCAAAGGCAGAAATGGATGTCAATAACTACAAGTCATCCTTTATTGAACTTGATTCTGAGCACAACACCctcaaaaaggaaaaggagaaagcgaaTGAAGAACTCAGAGAGCTGACCTATACCCACGACACCCTCAAGGCTGCATACAACTCCATGTTTTCTGAGTATAATGACCTGCGCGATGTTTCCGACAGCTACAAGCATGACGTAGGAATTCTAAAAGGAGAGAGGGACCGCCTGGTTGAGGAGGTTGAGAGTCTTAAGAAGCAGTTAGGAGCTTtgcatgaagaagaagaggaagaaattatacGTGCCTTACAGGATGAGTGTTTCAGTTTGAGGGAGCAAAATAACCTGCTGCATGAAGGG AACACTGCCCTAGAAGTACAGGCTGAGGATGCCAAAGAAAAAGTCAGCAGGATCAATAATGCACTGGATCAGAACCTTGAAGTACAGCAGCTTCTTCGAGATGAATTGAccaagaagaatgaagagatggCCTTCCACACTACCACCATTGAGGGCCAGGACCGTCAGATAGCTTACCTCAATGCTGAAATTGCTGCTATGAAGGCCAAACTAACACAATATGATCAGGCTGAGGAGAGCAGTGAGGAGCTTACACAGAAACTACAGCAGCAGGTTGAGCAATTGCAGGAAGTTAATCAACAACTGCAACTCCAG GTAAAATCAGCTGAAACTTCTCTTACAAAGTTGGCAAGATCAGGTCAAGAAGAGGACAGTTCTGCATTTACTCCCATGGACTCCTCTAGTTCTGAGCTAGAGGCAGCATTGGCCTCTCTACACCTGCGAGACTTACGATGTCAACAGCTCTCTCTTGAGATTACAAAG TTGCTCGAGGAAAGAGATGCTTTACAATTGAAACTCAGTGCTTCCTTAAGACAAACACAAGAGCTTAGTCGTGAGTTGAGTTTGAGTCACCAGCTCCCACCACCTGCCTCCCCTGCACCCTCTCTCCACCAGAA GCTTGCTGAATTAAGAGAACTTAATGACTCTCTGGAGCAGAAAGCTTTATCCAGTCTTCAAGTATCAGCCTCAGGTGGTCTAGGTCAAAGGATGTCAGTGCCTGGTCTGCCTTCCTCACCCATGTTTGTATCTCATACAGCCCCTGCGACACCTACTGCCACCAGACATGCTGATTACACACTTA CTCGGGAGACACAAGGGACGTCATCTACATTATTTGACTGGCTTATGGGCAAGAG cACACCCCGAGTGATGCATGTGTGA